The segment ATGATGAAGGTATGATGTATATCAACTAGATAAAACAAGAAttctcttcctttccttttttttcccagATTAGATCAGACTCTTCATTAGCAagctaatttattaaaaaatgaaTATTGAACTCCAAATAAAAATGCGGATGCCTAATAATAATCATCAATGTCAGGAGAAGTGAATGTGTCCTACTAGCAGATTATAGAGATTTTTCTTATGAACAAGATTAAAGAGAAGATAAGAATACCATTTGTaactaaaaataagaaaagaaaagttgACTTAGTTTATGAAATATTCTATCTTGTCCAAGTGATTTACCGAATGGATGAAGTCTCTTCTCATcttatcttttatatatatatatatatatatatcttcttACATACTGTCTGGCAGGATTCAGCAAAGAAGGTTGTGCACAGCAAACAAGCCTTTGTTGCCCATTCCAGAGTTCTCAAAGCTAATACAAATGACTATGGAAACTACGATCCCTCCCCATCTCTTTCCAAGCCTCCTTTCAAACTCATTCCTAATTGATGTTGCTCTCCATCTCGGGCCGTAGCACTAAATAATCCAGTGTTCTGCACTTTCTGGGCACTTAGAAATGATAGACATGTTTACGGTCCGAGACATGTATGCTACATGAGTTACGAAGTTGTGTGGAAGTTTGTAAAGAGGTATAGTACATAGTAAATCAACTCATCAGGGCTTCTCCATGAAACTCTAATATTGCTTGTGCACAGGAACCATGAGCCTTGACTGTTATATATTAAATAAGTCAGCTGCTTGAGAAGATGAAGCTTTCTATGGTCTTGTGACAAATTATGAAGTGTTTTCGCAAAATTGGATTGTTGGTCTGACAGTAAGGTAGATGCAAAATCCAAACTTTGGAGGagataaaaaatctatttatgatgtTCAGGTCCCTGTTACAATGAAGGGAGAAATTATATCCTTCATCGTATGCAGCAACATTACTATGCACTATACCAATCATCGAGATGCGTTCCTATATGCAAATCACTGAAATGAGTATATGATGAATGGGACCCATAGGAATGCATCTTGGTGATTGGTGTCGTGCACGGCTATATGATGCATGCAATACAGGATATAATTTCTCCAATTAAGTGACATCAGAACATGGTTTTGAGAAAATTGTTGGGCTGCATTTGTCTGTTCTCTTGAGTTTGACTAGCACAAAGACCCAAACCAAGCAAAGCCAAACCATAAAAACTataagaaattctttgtgcaccacggacAATGTAAAAAATCTGATGTAGAGCACACCATCTTATCTCATTAGTCTATATAACCACCGTTTTTCAATGTACATTAAATGTCTGCGGTTttacttttttgtttaaaaatttaaataacgaaaatatctatactctttaaaaaaaattatgacatcttatgttcatattatgacatcctacatgtAAAAAGTCATAATTCgatataggatgttataatatgccacagtatgttataatttttttcaaagagtagaggcattttcatcattcaaaacttTCAAACGAAAAAGCGAAACTGTGGGTATTAAATATGCGTTGGaaagtggttggataaaaatatccctTCCATATACATCCTACGtacagaaagttataatttgataTAGGATATCATAACATGCCAGGACGTTATAATTTTTtgggccatattatgatattctgcatgcagaaagttataatttgatgcaggatatcataatatgccacaggatgccataaattttttcaaaaatggaTGGCATtgtcgtcattcaaaatttcaaatgaaaaaatagaactccAGACATTAAATGCACGTTGGAAAGAGATGGCTGTATTGATCAATTGGAAAAGACGGTGTACTTTACGTTGAATTTTCTACACTcacccatggtgcacaaagaa is part of the Elaeis guineensis isolate ETL-2024a chromosome 15, EG11, whole genome shotgun sequence genome and harbors:
- the LOC140854037 gene encoding protein CASPARIAN STRIP INTEGRITY FACTOR 1-like yields the protein MGPKRFIFLVILILASLISASSAGGQRRVFNKYAVHVESMMKDSAKKVVHSKQAFVAHSRVLKANTNDYGNYDPSPSLSKPPFKLIPN